From the Cryptomeria japonica chromosome 2, Sugi_1.0, whole genome shotgun sequence genome, one window contains:
- the LOC131072794 gene encoding heavy metal-associated isoprenylated plant protein 6: MIVNMNLKWMNLWGICCISAGSTAICFPLEKEYLQKKDGNNISEHTRLLEGQRSAVLRIGTPKLDKKNIPHGRIEGQVPELKQNPKVVVLKVSLHCQGCAKKVRRHLSKMEGVISVAIDLEKKMVTVMGNVSPIGILESVCKVKNAELWPSSIKI; the protein is encoded by the exons ATGATTGTGAATATGAACTTGAAATGGATGAATTTGTGGGGGATTTGCTGTATATCTGCAGGTTCTACTGCAATTTGCTTTCCTCTGGAGAAAGAATATCTTCAAAAGAAAGATGGCAACAATATCTCTGAACATACAAGGCTTCTAGAGGGGCAGAGAAGTGCAGTCTTGAGGATTGGAACTCCTAAATTGGACAAGAAAAATATCCCTCATGGTAGAATTGAAGGGCAGGTTCCAGAGTTGAAGCAAAACCCAAAG GTGGTTGTGCTCAAAGTGTCACTGCACTGCCAGGGATGTGCCAAAAAAGTGAGAAGGCATCTATCTAAAATGGAAG GGGTTATATCAGTTGCCATAGATCTGGAGAAGAAGATGGTCACAGTCATGGGGAATGTATCACCCATTGGAATTTTGGAAAGCGTTTGCAAGGTCAAAAATGCAGAGTTGTGGCCTAGCTCCATAAAAATATGA